The region ATTCCTGAAGCTGTTAAGCGGAGTAGGGGAGAAGAATGCACTGGTGATCCACATCGTGGATCTGTTCGATTTCGAGGGCAGTCTGATTTCCGGGCTGCAGCGGTTCGTCGGTAACAATCAGGTCATCCTGGCGGTGAACAAGATCGATCTGCTGCCGAAGGTAACCAACTGGAACCGGCTGCGCAACTGGATGCAGCAGCGCTGCAAGGAAGAGGGACTGCGCACGGCGGAGATTGTCCTGGTCAGCGCGAAGCGCAATCAGGGCTTCGACCGTCTGCTGGAGGCCGTTACCGAGCTGCGCGGCCAGCGTGATGTATATGTCGTCGGGGCTACCAATGTAGGCAAGTCCACCTTGATCAACCGGCTGATCTCCGATTACAGTGACCTGGAAGAGGAGCTGACGACCTCCCGTTATCCGGGCACCACCCTCGATATGGTCAAAATCCCGCTGGATGACGGCCATTCCATCATTGATACGCCTGGGATCGTATATCCTTGGCGCTACAGTGAGCTGGTCGAGCGCAAGGATCTGGGCGCAGTGATGCCTGAGAATCCGCTCAAGCCTGCGGTCTATCAGCTGAATGAAGGCCAGTCGCTGTTCTTCGGCGGATTGGGACGCTTCGACTTCATTCAGGGGGAACGCCAGTCCTTCACCTGCTTCATCAGCGGCACCTTGAAGATTCACCGCACGAAGCTGGAGCGTGCTGATTCCCTGTACCAAGACCACCGGGGCGAGCTGCTGTCTCCGCCGGGAACTGCCGACATGGACAAGCTGCCGCAGTGGCAGCGGCATGAATTCCGTATCGCGAGAAACAGTGAGACCGACCTGTTCATCTCGGGCCTGGGCTGGATCAAGGTGAACGGTACAGCCGGAGCGGTAGTAGCTGTCCATGTGCCGCGCGGGGTCAAGGTGCTAACCCGTCCGTCGCTGATCTAATTGTACAGGAGGAAGGCGGCATGACTGAGACAGGCAGGAATACGCAGAGTCACGGGGAGCTCCTGCTGGGCGTGATGGGCGACCCGATTGCCCAGTCCAAATCCCCGCTGATGCAAGGGGCGGCGCTCCAGGCGCTCGGTCTCTCCGGGGCTTACGTGCCGCTGCACATCACGCCGGACAAGCTGGGCGATGCGGTGCAGGCGATACGGACGCTTGGCTTCCGGGGCGTGAATGTAACAATTCCGCATAAGGTTGCCGTGATGGAGTATCTGGACCGGCTGGATTCAAGTGCGGTGGATGTCGGCGCAGTCAATACCATCGTTAATGACAATGGGATATTGACCGGCTTCAATACAG is a window of Paenibacillus sp. FSL H3-0469 DNA encoding:
- the yqeH gene encoding ribosome biogenesis GTPase YqeH — its product is MNAMNDEKTRPEKCSGCGIKLQSVDKELPGYIPEVAFGREPVICQRCFRIKNYNEASSVSVNQDEFLKLLSGVGEKNALVIHIVDLFDFEGSLISGLQRFVGNNQVILAVNKIDLLPKVTNWNRLRNWMQQRCKEEGLRTAEIVLVSAKRNQGFDRLLEAVTELRGQRDVYVVGATNVGKSTLINRLISDYSDLEEELTTSRYPGTTLDMVKIPLDDGHSIIDTPGIVYPWRYSELVERKDLGAVMPENPLKPAVYQLNEGQSLFFGGLGRFDFIQGERQSFTCFISGTLKIHRTKLERADSLYQDHRGELLSPPGTADMDKLPQWQRHEFRIARNSETDLFISGLGWIKVNGTAGAVVAVHVPRGVKVLTRPSLI